Proteins from a genomic interval of Stigmatella erecta:
- a CDS encoding ABC transporter permease, whose product MRRILNRPELGAACGVVAVWLFFASYAGGSGFLSQAGAATYLEIASELGLLAVAVSMLMIAGEFDLSVGSMIAACGMTISLLCDRLGWSLWAAIAVAAVLALAVGMLNGLVVTRTKLPSFIVTLGTLFILSGATIGVTRLVTGRTQVGGLRQALHYASAETLFASRIGVFSVSILWWIGITVLASWVLLRTRFGNWIFGAGGAPDAARNLGVPVARVKIAMFMTTALCACLIATFQAVKFTGSDVLRGTGKELEAILAAVLGGTLLTGGHGSVLGAALGALIFGMVQQGIVFAGVDSDWYKVFLGVMLVGAVLVNTYVRGRMVEARR is encoded by the coding sequence ATGCGCAGAATCCTGAATCGCCCAGAGCTGGGGGCCGCCTGCGGAGTGGTGGCGGTCTGGTTGTTCTTCGCCAGTTACGCGGGGGGCTCGGGATTCCTGTCCCAGGCCGGGGCCGCCACCTACCTGGAGATCGCCTCCGAGCTGGGCCTGCTGGCCGTCGCCGTCTCCATGTTGATGATCGCCGGTGAGTTCGACCTGTCGGTGGGCTCGATGATCGCCGCCTGCGGGATGACCATCTCGCTCCTGTGCGACCGGCTGGGCTGGTCGCTCTGGGCGGCCATCGCGGTGGCGGCGGTGCTGGCGCTGGCCGTGGGGATGCTCAACGGGCTGGTGGTGACGCGCACGAAGTTGCCCTCGTTCATCGTCACCCTGGGCACGCTGTTCATCCTCAGCGGGGCCACCATCGGGGTGACCCGCCTGGTGACAGGGCGCACCCAGGTGGGCGGGCTGCGCCAGGCGCTGCACTACGCCTCGGCCGAGACGCTCTTCGCCAGCCGGATTGGCGTCTTCTCCGTGTCCATCCTCTGGTGGATCGGCATCACGGTGCTGGCCAGCTGGGTGCTGTTGCGCACGCGCTTCGGCAACTGGATTTTTGGGGCGGGCGGGGCGCCGGACGCCGCGCGCAACCTGGGCGTGCCGGTGGCCCGGGTGAAGATCGCCATGTTCATGACGACCGCGCTGTGCGCGTGCCTCATCGCCACGTTCCAGGCGGTGAAGTTCACCGGCTCGGACGTGCTGCGCGGCACGGGCAAGGAGCTGGAGGCCATCCTGGCCGCGGTGCTCGGGGGCACGCTGCTCACGGGCGGCCACGGCTCGGTGCTGGGCGCCGCGCTGGGGGCGCTCATCTTCGGCATGGTGCAGCAGGGCATCGTGTTCGCCGGGGTGGACTCCGACTGGTACAAGGTCTTCCTCGGGGTGATGTTGGTGGGCGCGGTGCTCGTCAACACCTACGTCCGGGGCCGGATGGTGGAGGCGCGGCGATGA
- a CDS encoding sugar ABC transporter substrate-binding protein, producing the protein MHPQKFRAVLGCLAAVLAVACSKSEPAAQAPQAPAAAASSAAPRKNITIAVVTHGQASDTFWSVVKNGVNNAAQDTGVTVTYNAPQTFDMVAMSRLIDAEVAKKPDGLVVSIPDAEALSRSIQAAVAAGIPVMSINSGADVYKGLGVLLHVGQTEYEAGVGGGEKMAATGVKNVLCVNHEVGNASLDLRCKGFLDAVTKAGGTGRVLSVNAADPTDSQQKVSAALTGGVDGILTLGPLSSNAALAALKQGGSLGKVKLGTFDLTPDVLSGIQGGELEFAIDQQQYLQGYLPIVLLSQYKQFGVLPAGGVLPTGPGFVTRETASRVIELSKQGIR; encoded by the coding sequence ATGCATCCCCAGAAGTTCCGGGCAGTCCTTGGTTGTCTGGCCGCCGTACTGGCCGTGGCTTGCAGCAAGAGCGAGCCGGCCGCGCAGGCCCCTCAGGCGCCCGCGGCCGCGGCGTCCAGCGCCGCCCCGCGCAAGAACATCACCATCGCCGTCGTCACCCACGGGCAGGCCTCCGACACCTTCTGGAGCGTGGTGAAGAATGGGGTGAACAACGCCGCCCAGGACACCGGGGTGACGGTCACCTACAACGCGCCGCAGACCTTCGACATGGTGGCCATGAGCCGCCTCATCGACGCCGAGGTGGCCAAGAAGCCCGACGGGCTGGTGGTCTCCATCCCGGACGCCGAGGCGCTCTCCCGCTCCATCCAGGCCGCCGTGGCCGCGGGCATTCCCGTCATGTCCATCAACTCGGGCGCCGACGTGTACAAGGGGCTGGGCGTGCTGCTGCACGTGGGGCAGACCGAGTACGAGGCCGGTGTGGGCGGCGGGGAGAAGATGGCCGCCACGGGCGTGAAGAACGTGCTGTGCGTGAACCACGAGGTGGGCAACGCCTCGCTGGACCTGCGCTGCAAGGGCTTCCTGGACGCGGTGACGAAGGCGGGCGGCACCGGACGGGTGCTCTCCGTGAACGCGGCGGACCCGACCGACTCGCAGCAGAAGGTCTCCGCCGCGCTGACGGGCGGGGTGGACGGCATCCTCACGCTTGGCCCCTTGAGCTCGAACGCGGCGCTGGCCGCGCTGAAGCAGGGCGGCAGCCTGGGCAAGGTGAAGCTGGGCACCTTCGATTTGACCCCGGACGTGCTTTCCGGCATCCAGGGGGGCGAATTGGAGTTCGCCATCGATCAACAGCAATACCTGCAGGGGTACCTGCCGATCGTGCTCCTGTCTCAGTACAAGCAGTTCGGCGTGTTGCCGGCGGGCGGTGTCCTCCCGACCGGTCCAGGGTTCGTGACCCGCGAGACGGCATCCCGGGTCATCGAGCTCAGCAAGCAGGGCATCCGGTAG
- a CDS encoding PfkB family carbohydrate kinase yields MTSLPELLVVGHVTRDLFPGEDRLGGAASFSTRAAAMLGIQTALVTAAPPDFALLAPLKGLPNVTMHVVPSPTVTTFEVDYSGPRRKLYLREVARPIRIEDIPPAWRGIPVAYVAPVAGECDRALVDGLGARLICAGFQGWLRRSGADQRVEPAITPEALEPPRGLNAIVFSEEDHPEGEFMAGQLAGKNLLVALTRGRKGSTLRQGDQRWDISAAPADEVDPTGAGDVFGIGLTLALARGASPQEAARAASAIAARVVEGPGLGKLTAEAAAHLPPRKA; encoded by the coding sequence ATGACTTCCCTCCCCGAGTTGCTCGTCGTTGGCCATGTCACCCGGGACCTCTTTCCTGGAGAGGACCGCCTCGGCGGGGCGGCCTCCTTCTCCACCCGGGCCGCGGCCATGCTCGGCATCCAGACGGCGCTCGTCACCGCGGCGCCCCCGGACTTCGCCCTGCTCGCGCCCCTGAAGGGGCTGCCGAACGTGACCATGCACGTGGTGCCGAGCCCGACGGTGACGACGTTCGAGGTGGACTACAGCGGCCCGCGCCGCAAGCTCTACCTGCGCGAGGTGGCCCGGCCCATCCGCATCGAGGACATCCCCCCCGCGTGGCGGGGCATCCCCGTGGCCTATGTGGCCCCCGTGGCGGGCGAGTGTGACCGCGCCCTCGTGGACGGGCTGGGCGCGAGGCTCATCTGCGCGGGCTTCCAGGGCTGGCTGCGGCGCTCGGGCGCCGATCAGCGCGTGGAGCCCGCCATCACCCCCGAGGCCCTGGAGCCCCCGCGAGGGCTGAACGCCATCGTCTTCTCCGAGGAGGATCACCCCGAGGGCGAGTTCATGGCCGGGCAGCTCGCCGGGAAGAACCTCCTCGTCGCCCTCACCCGCGGGCGAAAAGGCTCCACCCTGCGCCAAGGCGATCAGCGCTGGGACATCTCCGCCGCCCCCGCCGACGAGGTGGACCCCACCGGCGCGGGGGATGTGTTCGGCATCGGCCTGACCCTGGCGCTCGCGCGGGGTGCCTCGCCCCAGGAGGCGGCCCGGGCGGCCTCCGCGATCGCCGCGCGCGTCGTCGAGGGCCCTGGGCTGGGCAAGCTCACGGCCGAAGCGGCCGCGCACCTGCCCCCCCGGAAGGCCTGA
- a CDS encoding U32 family peptidase gives MPLRRPEILAPAGDLESLRAALASGADAVYFGLDDGFNARARADNFSLARLPETLCLIHRAGARAYLTLNTLVFEPELPLVEQLLRGAAQAGVDALIVQDPAVALLARAVCPQLELHASTQMTLSSAEGVRFAQRLGFTRAVVPRELSTAEIRRLAGQTQIELEVFIHGALCMSWSGQCLTSEAWGGRSANRGQCAQSCRLPYDLVVDGQPRDLGEVKYLLSPKDLAGVRAVPELMDIGVHSLKIEGRLKGPAYVTSTVEGYRRWVESILAGAPDEAQLAKDLAGMSLAYSRGFSHGFLAGSDHQTLVEGRFPKHRGLYLGRVQSVSGKEVRVSPDVRPWTGGLGLEADRPGAPVGPVSSPLKGEPTPEVPEPRPGMGVVFDAGAPEDKHEPGGPIFRVERQGQGWVLGFGHPGPDLGRVAPGQHVWLNSDPALTRRVEGMLAAGEPEGRIPLELTVSGGEGAPLQVRARAWGHEASASSQMALAPARGAGLDEALLRDKLGSFGGTPFRLATLDRAGLVSGLHVPVSELKALRRQLVTELAGAVEKGPLRTVVETPVLEPLRASLAGAVKEGAPEAAAQLVPMCREDAQLEAVIAAGLPEVELDWMEMVGLQRAVERARAAGLRVTIATVRVQKPGEEGYDQRIGRLRPDAVLVRHWGAMMHFLERPEGQPRPVLHGDFSLNVTNSLTAAYLLGLGLDTLTFSHDLDSAQLDALLSHAPAHRFTVALHHHIATFHTEHCVYSHTLSHGRDFRTCGRPCEKHQLSLRDRLGLDHPVIVDVGCRNTVFNAQAQSAASLVPRLLERGVRRFRVEFVRESREEATRVLGAYQELLAGRLSPAEAVRRAAVHEQFGVTRGTMKVLSPPAPAPR, from the coding sequence ATGCCTTTGCGACGTCCTGAAATCCTCGCCCCCGCGGGAGATCTCGAGTCCCTCCGGGCCGCGCTCGCCAGCGGCGCGGATGCCGTCTACTTCGGGCTCGATGATGGGTTCAATGCGCGTGCTCGCGCCGATAATTTCTCCTTGGCGCGCCTGCCCGAGACGCTCTGCCTCATTCACCGGGCCGGTGCGCGGGCCTATCTTACCCTGAACACGCTGGTGTTCGAACCCGAGCTGCCCCTCGTCGAGCAGCTCCTCCGGGGGGCGGCCCAGGCCGGGGTGGACGCACTCATCGTGCAGGATCCGGCCGTGGCGCTGCTGGCCCGGGCCGTGTGCCCCCAGTTGGAGCTGCATGCTTCCACGCAGATGACCCTGTCGAGCGCGGAGGGGGTGCGCTTCGCCCAGCGCCTGGGGTTCACCCGCGCCGTCGTCCCGCGCGAGCTGTCCACCGCGGAGATCCGCCGCCTGGCGGGCCAGACGCAGATCGAGCTGGAGGTCTTCATCCACGGTGCGCTCTGCATGTCCTGGAGCGGCCAGTGCCTGACGAGCGAGGCGTGGGGGGGGCGCTCGGCGAACCGGGGGCAGTGCGCCCAGTCGTGCCGCCTGCCGTATGACCTGGTCGTCGATGGGCAGCCGAGGGACCTGGGCGAGGTGAAGTACCTGCTCAGCCCCAAGGACCTGGCGGGCGTGCGCGCCGTGCCGGAGCTGATGGACATTGGCGTCCACAGCCTGAAGATCGAAGGGCGCCTCAAGGGCCCGGCCTATGTCACCTCCACGGTGGAGGGGTACCGGCGCTGGGTGGAGAGCATCCTCGCGGGCGCGCCCGACGAGGCCCAGCTCGCCAAGGACCTGGCCGGCATGTCGCTGGCGTACAGCCGGGGCTTCTCCCACGGCTTCCTCGCGGGCTCGGACCACCAGACGCTCGTGGAGGGCCGCTTCCCGAAGCACCGGGGGCTGTACCTGGGCCGGGTCCAGTCCGTGTCCGGCAAGGAGGTGCGCGTCTCTCCGGACGTGCGTCCGTGGACGGGCGGCCTGGGCCTGGAGGCGGACCGCCCCGGGGCGCCCGTGGGCCCGGTGTCCTCGCCCCTGAAGGGAGAGCCCACGCCGGAAGTGCCGGAGCCGCGCCCGGGCATGGGCGTCGTCTTCGACGCGGGGGCGCCCGAGGACAAGCACGAGCCCGGAGGCCCCATCTTCCGCGTCGAGCGGCAGGGCCAGGGCTGGGTGCTGGGCTTTGGCCACCCCGGTCCGGACCTGGGCCGGGTGGCGCCTGGGCAGCACGTGTGGCTCAACAGCGATCCGGCGCTGACCCGCCGCGTCGAGGGGATGCTCGCCGCGGGCGAGCCCGAGGGCCGGATTCCCCTGGAGCTGACGGTCTCCGGCGGGGAGGGGGCGCCGCTCCAGGTGCGGGCCCGCGCCTGGGGGCACGAGGCCTCGGCCTCCAGCCAGATGGCGCTCGCGCCCGCGCGAGGCGCGGGGCTGGACGAGGCGCTGCTGCGCGACAAGCTGGGCTCCTTCGGGGGCACCCCCTTCCGGCTGGCGACCCTGGATCGGGCGGGGCTGGTGAGCGGGCTGCACGTGCCCGTCTCCGAGCTCAAGGCCCTGCGCCGCCAGCTCGTGACGGAGCTGGCGGGCGCGGTGGAGAAGGGCCCCCTGCGGACGGTGGTGGAGACCCCGGTGCTGGAGCCGCTGCGCGCCTCGCTGGCGGGCGCGGTGAAGGAGGGCGCTCCGGAGGCGGCGGCCCAGCTTGTCCCCATGTGCCGCGAGGACGCGCAGCTGGAGGCCGTCATCGCCGCCGGGCTGCCCGAGGTGGAGCTCGACTGGATGGAGATGGTGGGCTTGCAGCGCGCCGTCGAGCGGGCGCGGGCGGCGGGCCTGCGGGTGACGATCGCCACGGTGCGCGTGCAGAAGCCTGGCGAGGAGGGCTACGACCAGCGCATCGGCCGGCTGCGCCCGGATGCGGTGCTGGTGCGCCACTGGGGCGCGATGATGCACTTCCTGGAGCGGCCCGAGGGCCAGCCCCGGCCGGTGCTGCACGGGGACTTCTCGCTCAACGTCACCAACTCCCTGACGGCCGCGTACCTGCTGGGGCTGGGGCTGGACACGCTCACCTTCTCGCATGATCTCGACTCGGCGCAGCTCGACGCGCTGCTCTCGCATGCGCCCGCGCACCGCTTCACTGTGGCCCTGCACCACCACATCGCCACCTTCCACACCGAGCACTGCGTGTACTCGCACACGCTCTCGCACGGGCGGGACTTCCGGACGTGCGGCCGGCCGTGTGAGAAGCACCAGCTGTCCTTGAGGGACCGGCTGGGGCTGGACCACCCGGTCATCGTGGATGTGGGGTGCCGCAACACGGTGTTCAACGCCCAGGCCCAGAGCGCCGCCTCGCTGGTGCCGCGGCTGCTGGAGCGGGGGGTTCGCCGCTTCCGGGTGGAGTTCGTCCGGGAGTCCCGCGAGGAGGCCACCCGCGTGCTGGGCGCCTACCAGGAGCTGCTCGCGGGCCGCCTGTCTCCCGCCGAGGCCGTCCGCCGCGCGGCCGTCCACGAGCAGTTTGGCGTCACGCGCGGCACCATGAAGGTCCTGTCCCCCCCGGCTCCCGCTCCCCGCTGA
- a CDS encoding prephenate dehydrogenase/arogenate dehydrogenase family protein yields MSPAVPAAEPGEGTPPTRVAVVGYGRFGRALGTLLVDSGMDFRAVDPAAAIPEPHRAGSLAEAVQWAEIVVVAVPVPGLRPVLEALRPHLRASQLVLDVGSVKVKPVEALAAVLGTGVPWVGTHPLFGPLSLAMAERPLRVVLCPNPLHPEATARARRFYERLGCDIVEQTAENHDRVMAHTHALTFFVAKGMIDAGTGLDVPFAPASFKSLARTIEVVRSDAGHLFAAIQRENPYASEARAQLLAALGEVHRELEALPGDTGVLEAERLRIPSKGDIS; encoded by the coding sequence GTGTCCCCTGCCGTCCCCGCCGCTGAGCCTGGTGAAGGAACCCCCCCGACGCGCGTGGCCGTGGTGGGGTATGGCCGCTTCGGCCGCGCGCTCGGCACCCTGCTGGTGGACTCCGGCATGGACTTCCGGGCCGTGGACCCGGCCGCCGCCATCCCCGAGCCCCACCGGGCCGGCTCGCTGGCGGAGGCGGTGCAATGGGCGGAGATCGTGGTGGTGGCGGTGCCCGTGCCGGGCCTCCGTCCCGTCCTCGAAGCGCTGCGCCCGCACCTGCGCGCCTCCCAGCTCGTGCTCGACGTGGGCAGCGTGAAGGTGAAGCCGGTGGAGGCGCTGGCCGCGGTGCTCGGCACGGGGGTGCCCTGGGTGGGGACCCATCCGCTGTTTGGCCCGCTGAGCCTGGCCATGGCCGAGCGGCCCCTGCGCGTGGTGCTCTGTCCGAACCCGCTCCACCCCGAGGCCACGGCGCGCGCGCGCCGGTTCTACGAGCGGCTGGGGTGCGACATCGTCGAGCAGACGGCCGAGAACCACGACCGGGTGATGGCGCACACGCACGCGCTCACGTTCTTCGTGGCCAAGGGGATGATCGACGCGGGCACGGGCCTGGATGTGCCGTTCGCCCCGGCGAGCTTCAAGTCCCTGGCGCGCACCATTGAGGTCGTCCGCTCGGATGCCGGGCACCTCTTCGCCGCCATCCAGCGCGAGAACCCCTATGCCTCGGAGGCCCGGGCGCAGCTGCTGGCGGCGCTGGGGGAAGTCCACCGCGAGCTGGAGGCCTTGCCCGGCGACACCGGTGTCCTGGAGGCCGAGCGCCTCCGCATTCCCTCGAAAGGAGACATCTCATGA
- a CDS encoding ATP-binding cassette domain-containing protein: protein MSGLEVGRAPPLLEVEGLARSFGKVAALEDVSMNVHAGEVMCVLGDNGAGKSTLIKTLSGVHLPDRGLMRIAGEEVRLKSPREARDRGIATVYQDLAMVPMLSIVRNFFLGAEPMKGVWPFRWFDLGAADAVVRTELEKMGIRVRNTSEAVGTLSGGERQSIAIARAVYFGARVLILDEPTSALGVKQAGIVLRYVAQARARGCGVILVTHNPHHAWLIGDRFTILNRGRSQGTFSKDQITREELIQRMAGGRELEELTHELGELTRETTVRVAAGT from the coding sequence ATGAGTGGCCTGGAAGTGGGGCGCGCGCCGCCGCTGCTGGAAGTCGAAGGGCTGGCCCGCTCCTTCGGCAAGGTGGCCGCGCTGGAGGACGTGTCCATGAACGTGCACGCGGGCGAAGTCATGTGCGTGCTCGGGGACAACGGCGCCGGCAAGTCCACGCTCATCAAGACGCTGTCGGGCGTGCACCTGCCGGACCGGGGACTCATGCGGATTGCCGGCGAGGAAGTCCGGCTGAAGTCCCCGCGCGAGGCGAGAGACCGGGGCATCGCGACCGTGTACCAGGACCTCGCCATGGTCCCCATGCTCTCCATCGTGCGCAACTTCTTCCTGGGCGCCGAGCCGATGAAGGGGGTGTGGCCCTTCCGGTGGTTCGACCTGGGCGCCGCGGACGCGGTGGTCCGCACCGAGCTGGAGAAGATGGGCATCCGCGTCCGGAACACCTCGGAGGCGGTGGGGACGCTGTCGGGCGGAGAGCGGCAGTCCATCGCCATCGCCCGGGCCGTGTACTTCGGCGCCCGGGTGCTCATCCTCGACGAGCCGACCTCGGCGCTGGGCGTGAAGCAGGCGGGCATCGTGCTGCGCTACGTGGCCCAGGCGCGGGCGCGAGGCTGTGGCGTCATCCTCGTCACCCACAACCCGCACCACGCGTGGCTCATCGGAGACCGCTTCACGATCCTCAACCGGGGCCGCAGCCAGGGCACCTTCTCCAAGGATCAGATCACCCGCGAGGAGCTCATTCAGCGCATGGCCGGTGGGCGCGAGCTGGAAGAGCTGACGCACGAGCTGGGCGAGCTCACGCGGGAAACCACGGTCCGCGTGGCCGCGGGCACCTGA
- a CDS encoding NAD(P)-dependent oxidoreductase gives MKVGFIGLGNMGQGMAQNLLKAGHTLAVYNRTRAKAEPFQAQGARIASSPRDAAQGAEAVFTILADDPAVEEVAFGGEGLLAGLERGAVHISSSTISVALSERLAAEHAQAGQGYVSAPVFGRPDAAAAQQLWVLAAGARADVERVRPLLEALGRGLTVLAEKASSANVVKLSGNFLIASMTEALAEAFALARKSGVEAKTFLEVFQAVFARSPIFERYAALIAEGKYAPPGFALRLGLKDVGLVLEAAGDAQVPMPLASLVKDHLLTGVARGYGELDWSALGALAAERAGLEKL, from the coding sequence ATGAAGGTGGGATTCATTGGGCTGGGGAACATGGGCCAGGGCATGGCCCAGAACCTGTTGAAGGCGGGGCACACGCTCGCGGTCTACAACCGCACGCGCGCGAAGGCCGAGCCGTTCCAGGCCCAGGGGGCCCGGATCGCCAGCTCCCCCCGGGACGCGGCGCAGGGGGCCGAGGCCGTCTTCACCATCCTCGCGGACGATCCGGCCGTGGAAGAGGTGGCCTTCGGCGGCGAGGGCCTCCTGGCCGGGCTGGAGCGCGGGGCGGTCCACATCTCCTCCAGCACCATCTCGGTGGCGCTCTCGGAGCGCCTCGCCGCGGAGCATGCCCAGGCGGGGCAGGGCTACGTGTCCGCGCCCGTGTTCGGCCGGCCGGACGCGGCGGCGGCCCAGCAGCTCTGGGTGCTCGCGGCGGGGGCCCGGGCCGACGTGGAGCGGGTGCGGCCCTTGCTGGAGGCGCTGGGGCGCGGCCTCACCGTGCTCGCGGAGAAGGCCTCCTCGGCGAACGTGGTGAAGCTGTCCGGCAACTTCCTCATCGCCTCCATGACGGAGGCGCTCGCGGAGGCCTTCGCGCTGGCGCGCAAGTCCGGCGTGGAGGCCAAGACGTTCCTGGAGGTCTTCCAGGCGGTCTTCGCCCGCTCCCCCATCTTCGAGCGCTACGCGGCCCTCATTGCCGAGGGCAAGTACGCGCCGCCGGGCTTCGCGCTCCGGCTGGGGCTCAAGGACGTGGGGCTGGTGCTGGAGGCCGCCGGGGACGCCCAGGTGCCCATGCCGCTGGCGAGCCTCGTCAAGGACCACCTGCTGACGGGGGTGGCCCGGGGGTATGGCGAGCTGGACTGGTCCGCCCTGGGGGCGCTGGCGGCCGAGCGGGCAGGCCTAGAGAAACTCTGA